A single Bufo bufo chromosome 6, aBufBuf1.1, whole genome shotgun sequence DNA region contains:
- the FITM2 gene encoding acyl-coenzyme A diphosphatase FITM2: protein MEHLEALALWIRKNCFNEKFRRHAVWGLAGISLLGSLVKEQWPLPDSYLNNKKNVLNVYFVKVSWGWTFLSLLPFIALTSYVATRSLGTVFRRLGALLVGTLVWYTCTQFFMMIENYTGTCYNSSMVPEIRPEHTDKRSCLTSGGFWDGFDISGHSFLLPYCTLMILEETAVVHIVRFEKSWQKHLINALTLSLAFLVFVWVFMFFCTAIYFHNFFQKLLGTSFGILGWYVTYRRWYLTPYSPGLPPRSTAKEGKRGYSK, encoded by the exons ATGGAGCACTTGGAGGCTTTAGCTTTGTGGATACGGAAAAATTGTTTCAACGAGAAGTTCCGCAGACACGCTGTATGGGGACTGGCGGGCATCTCGCTGCTCGGCTCGCTGGTGAAGGAGCAATGGCCGCTGCCGGACTCTTACCTCAATAACAAGAAGAACGTCCTGAATGT GTATTTTGTCAAGGTCTCCTGGGGGTGGACATTCCTCTCCCTTTTGCCTTTCATCGCCTTGACCAGCTATGTCGCTACGAGAAGCCTGGGCACAGTTTTCCGCAGGCTGGGCGCCCTCCTGGTAGGGACCCTGGTCTGGTATACCTGCACCCAGTTCTTCATGATGATTGAGAACTACACTGGCACGTGTTACAACTCCTCCATGGTGCCGGAGATCAGACCGGAGCACACGGATAAACGCTCGTGTCTCACCAGCGGAGGCTTCTGGGATGGGTTTGACATATCCGGCCATTCCTTCCTGTTGCCGTACTGCACCCTGATGATCCTGGAAGAAACCGCCGTTGTCCACATTGTCCGTTTTGAGAAGTCCTGGCAGAAGCATCTCATCAATGCCCTGACTTTGTCCCTGGCGTTCCTGGTTTTTGTCtgggtttttatgtttttttgtaccGCCATTTATTTTCACAACTTCTTCCAAAAACTCCTGGGAACCAGTTTTGGAATTTTGGGGTGGTACGTCACTTACAGGCGGTGGTACCTGACGCCATATTCCCCTGGACTCCCTCCGAGATCTACTGCCAAAGAGGGGAAAAGAGGCTATAGTAAATAA